ATATCGCTGCTTGGTTTATTTTAGATAAAAAGCCAGCTAATGTGGGTAATGCCCACAAAGGCAATTTTGCTCAAGGCAGCCAATACCAAACTAAAAAATCAGCAAGCTCGCAGCAATATGATGCTGATGATGATATTACCAATGAATCGATTAAAGTTAAGTCTCGTATTTGGCAAGCAGGGGAGCCGCCAAAACAAGCATTTCATGATATTAGACGCAAATTCCAAACCTTAGAGTTAGAATTGCAAGTCATAGAACGTTATGTAACTTCACCTGAATTTACCGTTTCTCGAGAAATTAATAAGTTATAAATTAAAGCGGCCTGGCCGCTTTTTTATTGTCAAAATATAAGTGATTAAATTAAACAAGTACTGTAAGAAAAGCGTAAAATCGCTATTATCAGGTTAAATAGCGTCTATTAAGATAATCTTCAAACAAACGTTTAAAGACGTTAACGAGATAAAAATTTTAGAAAAATACGTTAAAGTAATTGTGTAATTGAAAATATCACTTGTCATTTTAAAGTTCATCAGTAATTCTTATTCTCTTCAACATATTGAAAAACATAAAAGATAGTAATTAAGTATGGCACTTATTAATAAAGCGAAGTTAGAAAAGTTAAAACAAAAAGCTAGCGACATTGTTAATCGGTCTATCGATCAACATGTCACGCTTGCCGTAACAGGGCTTAGTCGCAGTGGTAAAACCGCTTTCATTACTTCATTAGTCAATCAGTTACTTAATGAAGGAAGTAATTCACAGCTAAGCTTTTTTAATGTTGTTCATCAAGGCCGATACATTGCTGCTAAGCGTGTACCACAAAAACATCTCCATATACCTAGGTTTGAATATGACGGTGCACTATCTGCATTATGTCAATCGCCACCCAAATGGCCGAAGCCAACGAATGGTATTAGTGAATTACGGTTGGCTGTTCGTTATCAACCGAAAGATTCAATTCTTAAATATGCTACAGAGTCAGCGACACTTTATATTGATATCACTGATTATCCGGGTGAATGGCTTCTCGACTTACCGATGTTATCGCTAACCTTCGAAGAATGGTCAAAACAAACGACTATGTTGCTTACACAGGCACCAAGAAGCGAGCACGCTCAAGATTTTTTGGATAAATTAGCCGAATTTGATCCTTTCGCCAGTGTTGATGAAGCGGTTTTAGCGCAACTATCAAAAGAGTACACCGATTTACTGTTACTTTTTCGTCATCAACTTGGTTTATCTGTTATTCAACCCGGACGGTTTATACTTCCGGGGAGCTAGAAGATGCTCCGATTTTACAGTTTTTTCCTTACAGTGGCTTTGATGATATCGATAGTAATGAGTATCAAAATGCCAAGGATGATTGTTATATAGGTATGTTACGTGCAAGATTTATTGAATATAAAGAACGTGTAGTACGTAAGTTTTATAAAGAACATTTTGTTAATTTTGACCGACAAATTGTGCTTGCTGATTGCTTAACGCCACTAAACAAAGGTCCTGAAAGTTTTGCCGATTTGCAAAATGCTATAGCGATGATCATGGAAAGCTTTCAGTATGGTCAATCAAGTATATTCTCGCGCTTGTTTTCTCCTAAAATTGACCGTTTACTTTTTGCTGCGACAAAAGCGGATCATGTCACACCTGAACAACATGAAAACTTAGTGTCTCTATTGAATAAACTTGTTTTTCAAACTAAGCAAACACTGAGTTTTGATGCGATTAAAATGAAAACATTGGCCATTGCATCCGTTAAAGCAACCAAAGTGGGCAAAAGCCAATATCAAGGACAAACAATTCCTGTAATTAAAGGACGACAACTAAGTAATGACCAAACGATCACGCTATTTCCAGGTGCGGTACCAGCGAGTATTCCAACGTTGGAATACTGGCAGAAGCAACCTTTCAATTACATTGCTTTTTCGCCGATTGAGTCTGTTAGTAGTGACGAGTGTTTACCGCATCTTCGCATGGATCAAATGTTGCAATTTTTGCTTGGGGATAAATTAAAATGATAGAAAATAAAGAAAAATACCAACAGCAAATTCTATTTGATAGTGTTGATGTTGATGACGGGCCAATTAAAGACAATACACCACAAATTATTGTTAACGAACAAGACTGGGTTTGCGACGAACAAATAGAGAAAGTAGAAGACAATATCACTATCGAAACAGAAAAACCTAGCTGGCTATGGCGAACGATAGGACTTGTGTTTATTACATTGGTCGGGGTTGAAGCTGTACAGTTTTTTGTTAATGGTTTCAGTCAATCACCAATTATTGCCAGTTTATATGCCATATTATTATCAGGTTTATTACTTGTTTGTGGCCGAACTGTTTGGCGAGAATTTGCGGGCCTTAGACAGTTTAAATACCAAGAGAACCTTCAACAGCAGGCTCAAAGTATTTTCAAAAAAGACTCGAATGTCGATGCCAAAAGCTTATGTGACAAAATTTCAAAGCGCTTACCTAGTGATTTATCTGAGTTTGATCATAGCTCGTGGCAAAAATTAAATCTTGAAGAGTATAGTGACGTAGAAATAATTCAGCTGTACGAGCGAAATGTATTATCTCAGGTAGATCAAAAAGCGTTAAAAGAAATTGCAAAATTTTCCTCTGAATCAGTAGTCTTGGTCGCACTAAGTCCCATTGCTATCATTGATATGCTGTTGATGTTGTGGCGAAATTTACGGTTGGTAAATAGAATTTCTGCGTTATATGGCTTGAAGTTGGGTTATTGGAGCCGCGTAAAACTCATTAAACAAGTTATTATCAATATGGCTTATGCTGGAGCAAGTGAGTTAGTTGCAGATTTAGGTGCCGATTTGTTAGGCGTAGAGCTATTAGGGAAATTATCAGCACGAATGGCACAAGGCTTAGGCGCAGGTATGTTAACGGCGCGATTAGGGCTTAAAGCAATGCATTTGTGTCGACCTATTCCCTTTTCTGATGATGCGCCAAAATTAGCGCATATACGTCAACAAGTTGTTAGCCAAGTGCAATCACTTGTCAATAAAAAATAATTTAACTATTGAAATTTAAAGCTATTTTTATATTTGTACATTTGTATGTAACACAAATGTTACACATTTATTGTTCTGGTTAAAAAGTAGCCGCTTGCCAGGTAGTGCTTTTTCTACTGATGTTGCCTTACTATTGTGACAACTAAATTGTTTACATATCAAAACAAAATTAATTATAAATTTGATATGAATAAAGTAAGGTTAAAAAAATGGGGAAGGCAACTAAATACGTTTCAAAAGTTGCAGATGAACATGGCAATATTGCATGGACAACAGCAGAAAATGAAATTTGGCATGCATTAATTACTCGTCAGCTTTCAACAGTAAAAGACACAGCTTGTGATGAGTTTAATGAAGGATTAACTAAGCTTAACCTACCACTTGATCGTATCCCACAATTAGGGGAAGTGAGTGAGGTTTTAAAAGCGACAACAGGATGGTGCTGTGAACCTGTGCCAGCCTTAATCGGTTTTGGTGAGTTTTTTAGATTATTATCAGAAAGAAAATTCCCTGTAGCTACATTTATTCGCTCACAAGAAGAGTTCGACTATTTACAAGAGCCCGATATATTTCATGAAATATATGGTCATTGTCCGTTGTTAACTAATGAGTCGTTTGCAAATTACACCCAAGCTTATGGCATGATGGGTTTAAATGCCTCGAAAGAAGACAGGGTGTTTTTAGCTCGACTTTATTGGTTTACTGTAGAGTTTGGCTTACTTAACACACCGAAAGGTTTACGCGTATACGGTGGAGGAATTTTGTCTTCACCTAGTGAAACTGAATATGCCTTGAACGATAAGTCAGTGGAAAGAAAACCACTAGATGTTCTAGATGTACTTCGCACTCAATATCGCATTGATATTATGCAACCGGTTTATTTTATGCTGACAAAAGTTAGCGATTTAGATGATATACGTAAATTAGAAGTAGAAGATATTATGGAATTAGTAGAGCAAGCTAAAAAAATTGGTCTACATCCAGCTAAATTTGAATTAAAAGCAAGTTAAGGAATATTTATGAGTGGCGAATTATCAAATCAACAATGTGAAGCATGCCAAGTGGATGCTCCAAAAGTTAGCGACGATGAGTTAGCAAGTTTATTGTCTCAAATACCTGACTGGGTACCTGAAGTAAACAATGGCGTAATGATGTTAGAGCGAGTTTATAAATTCAAAAACTATAAGTTAGCTTGGGCTTTTTCAAATAAAGTTTCTGAATTAGCAGAAAAAGAATTTCATCATCCGGCCATTTTATTAGAGTGGGGCAAAGTAAAAGTTACTTGGTGGACTCATGCTATTAAAGGGCTGCATAAGAATGACTTTATCTGTGCAGCTAAAACTGACCAACTACTGTAATGTTTGCTTACAACAATAATACCAAGCCTCCTATCAATGGGGGCTTTTTTTTGTTGTAAAAATTAGTTTACAATAGCGCTATTATATTTTGATGTTTGCTTGAGGTTAATAAATGCGTTTAGAAATTGGTTGCCATGACCGAGTAGGTATTGCGCAAAGTGTGTTGGCGATATTTGTTGAACGTGGGATTGACCTACGTGGTATCGAGCTTAAACAGCCGGGAAAAATTTTTATTAACATCCCTGATTTGGAGTTTTCAGAGTTACAAAGTTTTATGCCGCAATTACGTTTAATTGACGGAATTGTAGATGTTAAAACAACACCTTATATGCCGTCAGAGCGTGAACGAAATGAATTTGAAACCTTAGTTAAAACTTTCCCTGATCCTTTTATATCTGTTGATAACAAAGGGCAAATACGCGTGGTAAATAATATCGCGGCGCAAATAATGTGCGAATCGCTCGAACACATTATTGGAGAGCATGTTGGCCAGTGGCTAAAAGGGTTTAATTTCTCTCGCTGGCTTGATAGTGAAGAAGTGCTAGCTCAAACTCGCAGGGTTAAATTTCAAGACGACGATTTTGTTGCAGATATTATTCCTATTCACATTGCAGATGGCGATGAAAAGCAATTACTTGCTGGTGCAGTGATTATATTAAAATCTGAAGCTAGATTAGGTCAGCAAATTAGTGTTTTTAAAAAGGCTAATGAGAATGACTTTAACGGCATTCAGTCTAATAGTAGCTCTATGCGTAAATTGATTCGTGAAGCCAAGCGCATGGCCTTACTTGACTCTTCAATGTTGATTGTTGGGGAAACCGGGACTGGCAAAGAGTTATTAGCACGCGCTTGTCATGCTGCAAGTGACCGAACCGATAAACCTTTTATGACCTTGAGTTGTGCCGCATTACCTGACGACGCGGCAGAAACTGAATTATTTGGCTCAGGTGCTGCAGGGCAAGTAAATAGTAAACGTGGTATTTTTGAGTCAGCCGATGGTGGCACCATATTTTTTGATGAAGTAGGTGAAATGTCCGCCAAACTGCAAACAAAAGTGTTAAGGGTTATCCAAGATGGCACTTTTAGACGCATTGATGACGAAAAAGAAATTAAAGTTAATGTACGTATTATAGGTTCGACAAATCGCGATTTACTTAACATGGTGTCTCTTGGTGAATTCAGAGAAGATTTATATTATCGCTTAAATGTTTTAGGCCTTAATATTCCATCTTTACGAGAGCGACGTTCTGATATCGTGCCTTTAGCGGAACTTTTTGTAACTAAATTTGGTCAACGTATTGGTAAGACTCATATTTCATTCGATCCTGAGTGTTTGGAGTTTATTGAACACTACCCTTGGCCAGGTAATGTTAGGCAGCTTGAAAATGTGTTAATTCGGGCGGTATCTTTAATTGAAGGTAATATAATTATGACCTCACATTTACAGCTACCAGCATATACACGCGAACATGGTTATCTAGAGCAAGATTTTGAAGGCACATTAGATGCCGCTGTGAAAAATTTTGAAGCTGATTTACTGAGAAAGCTTTACCCGGCTTATCCTAGTACAAGACAATTAGCGAAAAAATTAGGACTGAGTCATACCGCGATTGCTAATAAGTTACGTGATTATGATATCAACAAAAAAACGGTAAAAATTTAACGTGATTCTGCCAATATTGTCTAGATTTATTATTGGCATTTCTCAAGGCTAATTGAGTATTATAAATGAAATTATATGGTTATTGGCGCTCTTCTGCCGCATATAGAGTTCGAATTGCAATGCATCTTAAAGGACTGGCGTTTGAATCAATTCCAGTACATTTAGTCAAAGATGGTGGAGAACAGCACAAGGCTGCCTATACTGATTTAAACCCAACGCATTTAGTACCAACGCTTGTTGATGAAGATGTTACGCTTCATCAGTCAATGGCAATTATTGAGTATTTAGATGATAAATTTCCATCGGT
The Colwellia sp. Arc7-D genome window above contains:
- a CDS encoding TIGR01620 family protein, which encodes MIENKEKYQQQILFDSVDVDDGPIKDNTPQIIVNEQDWVCDEQIEKVEDNITIETEKPSWLWRTIGLVFITLVGVEAVQFFVNGFSQSPIIASLYAILLSGLLLVCGRTVWREFAGLRQFKYQENLQQQAQSIFKKDSNVDAKSLCDKISKRLPSDLSEFDHSSWQKLNLEEYSDVEIIQLYERNVLSQVDQKALKEIAKFSSESVVLVALSPIAIIDMLLMLWRNLRLVNRISALYGLKLGYWSRVKLIKQVIINMAYAGASELVADLGADLLGVELLGKLSARMAQGLGAGMLTARLGLKAMHLCRPIPFSDDAPKLAHIRQQVVSQVQSLVNKK
- the pspC gene encoding envelope stress response membrane protein PspC produces the protein MTSKSRGELYRNTSQGKLAGVCAGIADYFGWESWLVRILIVSGVLLGMQWFVVIYIAAWFILDKKPANVGNAHKGNFAQGSQYQTKKSASSQQYDADDDITNESIKVKSRIWQAGEPPKQAFHDIRRKFQTLELELQVIERYVTSPEFTVSREINKL
- a CDS encoding 4a-hydroxytetrahydrobiopterin dehydratase, yielding MSGELSNQQCEACQVDAPKVSDDELASLLSQIPDWVPEVNNGVMMLERVYKFKNYKLAWAFSNKVSELAEKEFHHPAILLEWGKVKVTWWTHAIKGLHKNDFICAAKTDQLL
- the phhA gene encoding phenylalanine 4-monooxygenase encodes the protein MGKATKYVSKVADEHGNIAWTTAENEIWHALITRQLSTVKDTACDEFNEGLTKLNLPLDRIPQLGEVSEVLKATTGWCCEPVPALIGFGEFFRLLSERKFPVATFIRSQEEFDYLQEPDIFHEIYGHCPLLTNESFANYTQAYGMMGLNASKEDRVFLARLYWFTVEFGLLNTPKGLRVYGGGILSSPSETEYALNDKSVERKPLDVLDVLRTQYRIDIMQPVYFMLTKVSDLDDIRKLEVEDIMELVEQAKKIGLHPAKFELKAS
- the tyrR gene encoding transcriptional regulator TyrR, with product MRLEIGCHDRVGIAQSVLAIFVERGIDLRGIELKQPGKIFINIPDLEFSELQSFMPQLRLIDGIVDVKTTPYMPSERERNEFETLVKTFPDPFISVDNKGQIRVVNNIAAQIMCESLEHIIGEHVGQWLKGFNFSRWLDSEEVLAQTRRVKFQDDDFVADIIPIHIADGDEKQLLAGAVIILKSEARLGQQISVFKKANENDFNGIQSNSSSMRKLIREAKRMALLDSSMLIVGETGTGKELLARACHAASDRTDKPFMTLSCAALPDDAAETELFGSGAAGQVNSKRGIFESADGGTIFFDEVGEMSAKLQTKVLRVIQDGTFRRIDDEKEIKVNVRIIGSTNRDLLNMVSLGEFREDLYYRLNVLGLNIPSLRERRSDIVPLAELFVTKFGQRIGKTHISFDPECLEFIEHYPWPGNVRQLENVLIRAVSLIEGNIIMTSHLQLPAYTREHGYLEQDFEGTLDAAVKNFEADLLRKLYPAYPSTRQLAKKLGLSHTAIANKLRDYDINKKTVKI